AAGGAATAGTAGATAATATCAAGAAGGAAGCAGCCAAGAGCCTGGAAGAAAAGCTCAAACCGACTTCCGATAAAACTCCGGTTGCCAAGTAATTCTATAATAATATACTGAGAGGCTATATCGGGCGCGATCAATCAGTCGCGCCCAATTTGTTAGCTGCCGGTCGAGCAATAATGCCTGACTCCGATTTTCCAGATGTGTAGACATACTACAAGAAATGCAACTCCCACCCCTGGTGCAAGCCAGGGCAGCATTATGGGCAGCGATGCATTCTCAGGCCGATCCAATATGGCCAATGATGGAAAGTAGTTGACAAACGCCAGTGGCACAACAAACGTGAAAAATCGCTTGAACCATGGTTTGTAGATTGAGATTGGAAATTGAGCAGTCTCCACTCCTCCGTCCGTGAGAGTATTTATGATCTCCAGACTGTCGATTGTCCAGAATGCCATTGTAGCCTGCATTACGAACAGCCCAAAGAAAAAGCATGCTCCGCCTATAATAGCTCCCATTGTTAGTGCAATTTTTGCAGGTGTCCAGATTATCTGCAAAGTGTTTGCGCCCCAGAGGAGCACAAAAAATCCCTGTGCAAAACGCCCGATCTTGGTGAATTGAATTTCCTGGCCCAATATCTGAAGTACGGCGTTTCGTGGCCTGAGTAGTACGCGGTCGAAATTACCGGACTTTATCATCCCTGGAAACACATCAAACCCACGTGGAACCGTTTCACCTATAGCAAATGCGACATGGACGATCCCGTATATAACAGCAGCTTCGGGCAGTGTCCAACCGTTGAGCGCCTTGAACCTGTCAAACAGAGCCCACATCATCATGAATTCCATAGCCGTGACCAGAAGATTTCCAATTGCACTCATGGCGAATGACAGCCGGTACTGCATTTGTGCGCGTATTGCAATTGTCACATATCTAAAATAAAGCCCGATCGTGTTGGACATATCAGCCCCCCTGCACCACCAGCATGCGAGTGCCTCGGGATATAATCCATCGTCCAAAAATCACCAGTGCAATCGTCCATGCTGCTTGACGGGTCAGAACAAGCCATATGTCAGATGCAGGAATATGTCCCAAGTAGAGCCTGAAGGGCGTATCGACCAGATCGCGAAATGGAAGCGCATACAATATGTTTTGAACCCATCCGGGCAGCAGCGGCAGTGGGATTATAGACCCTGAAAACATCCATACGGCTATTGGAATCAACCGACTCGCGCCTTCGCCTGAAATCGTCCAGAAGAGCGAGACGGATATGAGATTGGTAATCGCGCATCCGACAGCCAAAGCGCCGATCATTGCAGCGGCCCATGCGAGTCCTGACCCAGCCGAGGCAGGCGGCTTCATGCCAAAAAATGGCATAGCAATTATCACTAGCGGAATGGCTCTAAGTACAGTGGGAGCAATGCGCATCGCCACCGCTCGGCAATACCAGGTCCAGTAGAGGTCCAAAGGACGAAGCAATTCGTACGCAACTGTCCCTGTGCGCATCATAGCTCTGATATCACT
The DNA window shown above is from bacterium and carries:
- a CDS encoding ABC-2 family transporter protein; amino-acid sequence: MSNTIGLYFRYVTIAIRAQMQYRLSFAMSAIGNLLVTAMEFMMMWALFDRFKALNGWTLPEAAVIYGIVHVAFAIGETVPRGFDVFPGMIKSGNFDRVLLRPRNAVLQILGQEIQFTKIGRFAQGFFVLLWGANTLQIIWTPAKIALTMGAIIGGACFFFGLFVMQATMAFWTIDSLEIINTLTDGGVETAQFPISIYKPWFKRFFTFVVPLAFVNYFPSLAILDRPENASLPIMLPWLAPGVGVAFLVVCLHIWKIGVRHYCSTGS
- a CDS encoding ABC-2 family transporter protein — its product is MRTYWAIISARFRMLLQYRAAAVAGFGTQLFWGLIRIMIFGAFYHSTKSSQPMTYPEVVTYIWLGQALFAMLPWSMDSDIRAMMRTGTVAYELLRPLDLYWTWYCRAVAMRIAPTVLRAIPLVIIAMPFFGMKPPASAGSGLAWAAAMIGALAVGCAITNLISVSLFWTISGEGASRLIPIAVWMFSGSIIPLPLLPGWVQNILYALPFRDLVDTPFRLYLGHIPASDIWLVLTRQAAWTIALVIFGRWIISRGTRMLVVQGG